One Hyla sarda isolate aHylSar1 chromosome 11, aHylSar1.hap1, whole genome shotgun sequence genomic window carries:
- the LOC130294971 gene encoding olfactory receptor 5V1-like, with translation MVSEFLLLGFQSLHNFKILVFLCILLAYLATLVGNLLIVILVATNHQLKVPMFYFLKHLALVDLLFTTNIVPNMLHVILMAGATITTTGCFIQYCLHSLSVYTQSLVLAAMSLDRYMAICQPLRYSSVMTPKLCLHLAFWSWAAGLFLSPSEFYIIFHLKFCSSNVIDHFFCDLAPFLILASSNEELVEWHDLIISFTLIFIPFLFIIFSYVFIFITILRISTSSGRKKAFSTCSSHLVTVSTHCGILVTVYVFTARGKPIHENKLRSLLYTVLTPFINPLLYSIRNQEFRKAITKLIHGNNGRQG, from the coding sequence ATGGTGTCTGAGTTCCTTCTTCTGGGATTCCAAAGTCTTCATAACTTCAAGATTTTAGTTTTCCTTTGCATCCTCCTGGCTTATCTTGCCACATTAGTTGGAAATCTTCTGATCGTCATCTTGGTTGCCACCAACCACCAGCTCAAGGTCCCCATGTTCTACTTTCTCAAGCATCTAGCACTTGTGGATCTTCTGTTCACCACCAACATTGTACCCAACATGTTACATGTTATACTGATGGCTGGGGCTACAATAACCACAACTGGGTGCTTTATCCAGTACTGCCTTCATTCTCTTTCGGTATACACTCAATCGCTGGTCCTTGCTGCTATGTCTCTTGACCGATACATGGCCATCTGTCAACCTTTGCGATATTCCTCTGTAATGACCCCAAAATTGTGTCTTCATCTGGCTTTTTGGTCCTGGGCGGCCGGTCTCTTCCTCAGCCCAAGTGAATTTTATATAATCTTCCACCTGAAATTTTGTAGCTCTAACGTGATCGACCATTTCTTTTGTGATTTAGCACCATTTCTTATCTTGGCTTCGTCAAACGAAGAATTGGTGGAATGGCACGACTTAATCATCTCATTTACCCTGATCTTCATCCCATTTCTCTTCATCATCTTTTcctatgtgtttatttttataactATCTTGAGGATTTCTACCTCCTCCGGAAGAAAGAAGGCGTTCTCCACCTGTAGCTCACATTTGGTCACGGTCAGCACACACTGCGGGATTCTAGTTACTGTCTATGTATTTACTGCAAGGGGAAAGCCTATTCATGAAAACAAATTGAGGTCtttgttatacacagtactaACGCCgttcattaaccccttgttatATAGCATTAGAAACCAAGAGTTTAGAAAAGCGATAACTAAATTAATTCATGGAAATAATGGAAGACAAGGTTAG